DNA from Solanum stenotomum isolate F172 chromosome 3, ASM1918654v1, whole genome shotgun sequence:
GTCTGCTTGTACCAGCGGTATCAACCGCCTTTTATGTTTTTCATGAGGACACTGTTAATTATGTTTAGTTTCTTCcagtttttcaaaataaatatacatatatctatatatacatgattttttcTGAAGTTAACGAGTGCACGTGCATAACCTATATATGTGGTCCGCCTCTGTCTactatattattgttattaataTGACGTGCATGGGGTGCGACCCACTTCTTTTGTTTAGTAAGTGATTTGATTTGGTGGTACAATTTAAACATTTCTTAGAATCTTTctaaattacaatattaagTTGGAGTAGTAGTTAACTAACACATCCACATATAATACTATTATAAATTATCAATGGTGTATTTGAGACGTTTTCAATGAGTATAGtacatcataataataatatgtagtACTAATTATTTCCTAGAACCCCTCGAGCCATGGGATATATAGCTCTACTGTGCCAGCTGCTACGATGGTCGTTTTGTTGGTTAGAATTATACAGATATTAGAACTTGAACTGTTTTGTGAGAAGTTAATCGTTGGTTTAGTCAGAAGTTTTAccaagaaaattcaaaatattgaatACGTGCATGATTTAATTAAGAGAATTTAACATTTACTATTATATGTTAAATAGATTGTTTTTATTGTCATCGtatcaacttattactttcATATTTAAACCTctcaattatatttaatttataaaattctcTATAATAAGATcacgagagagagagagagagaaagtgtgtgtgtgtgatgcTTGACTTGAAATCTTGGACAAATAGATTGAAGTATACATTTAAAAGGacaaattgattaatttatgcTTAACTTGGTTACACTAATAAACTTCTTAAGTATAATTACCTACGTGTAGGCCAGACTATATTTTAAGGCACTCAATTATCAGCTGTATTTGACTTGCTCACTAATTTtttgaccccccccccccccccccccccccNACACACACACATCATGgaaagattttaaaattaactttgCATGTTAGGGAGTGGttgattttagaaataataaactattactTGAGCATATAAACATGAGAGTTAGATGCTAAACATAATTAGGCTATCATTGTTACTATATATAGGATcaaagaagagaagaatgaTGATTAATGCCAGTCTTTTTGGGTCAGCATTTTGATTTCCCCTTTCTTGAAGCCAAGGGAACATATATAATCATGAGATTATGTTACCCATTCACCATGCACGTTTATGGGAGTACTCATGAATTTGGTTTTTATTCGTTTTGGGgcctaattaatttaaatttatgttgtgtATAGCCtcttatttgacattttttattcttttatcaGAACTCAAATCGAGATTTCTAATTAAGAgtgaaagaattatattcgataatctttaattaatttatagcTAGTGATAGTTCTTTTTGAGGTGCAATACAAGTATAAATGTATAATAGGAAAAGCATTGCTCATGGTTTACACTTAAATAAGTAGTGCTACTACTTGTAAATTATGAGTCACTTGCTTGAAAACTTTGGAGACAAACACCATTGGTCGAAATGATGTGGAAAAAGGCATTTATAGATGGtacctttttttaatataatttcaaCACCAACTTTATTTCATAAGGACCACCTCATTGTTGAAACTTAAAAAGCAAGGtttcagaaaagaaaaaagatgaaacgTCAAAAAAAGTTTTAAGTTTTCTCATGCAAATATGCAATTATTAAAGTCTCGAGCCTTGGAATTTAGTTTCTTTTATACTGTAGATGATACTTGGTACAATTATAAAAGTTTTAGAAATTTTTCTTCATGGACCCATAATAAAAGTAGTCTGCACAAATTTTGtaaatcttttctttcttttttgtgaCGTGGGATGTTAaagttgattttcttttattttttaacttctcCTTTTTTTATGTGATGGGGATGTTGTTAttctagttttattttttgctcTTTTGATTAGTTATTCATACATTTAGATCGAGTAACtgattttttccttcaaaaaacTCCTCCTTAGGGGCATTTCATTTTGCTTTCTTCTTGACTCGAATTCACAATCTCAAAATTGAAGATAGAGGGGTGTCTATCTGTTGAGCAACCCTTTCTTGTTGATCAAGCaactgattattttttaaaaatcttcatAGGTGCATTTCATTTTACTCTCTTCGTGACTTGAATTTACAACCTTAAAATTGAAGGATGGAGCGTGCTTATCACTTGAGCAACCCTCTCTTGTCATTGTTGACCAAGCAAATTAATTACACGATTTTCAAATATATCTACTTTTAAGGACTGCTATTTAAAATATAGCCAGCATTTGCAAAACTCCAATTCAAAGAGTGGAACTAAGATACATTTGCAAAATAAGCCAATTTTTTTTCCACCTAAACTCAGCCTTACTGCCCATATAAATTTGCAAAATGATGATTGatgatgaattatttttaacaaaatagcTGATTCAAACACTTCGAAATATACATTTATCTGCAATTAATGACTAATGTCATCTCTCAAGCAACAGTTTATTGCATACACATTTCAAAATTATGCTGCTCGAAttcttcacaattaaaataATGCATCCAATATGGTTATGTCAATACTTTAACGTAGAAGGATCTGTTTAGTGATGAATTATTTTATGTGCGAAAAATATGTTTGGATCAACTCTTTAGGACCAATCGCAACCTATAATCCTAATAATcgtgattttttttagtatcaaaGCTTATCTATATGATGACTATATCTCATGCATTAATCACGCTTattcttacaaaaaaaaaaaattatctatgaattttaaaaatcccCTCTATCTATCTTATTGTTTtttctctcctcttttttttttctatcattttgttttctttctttgcaatttttgaaattctgcTCCCTAAAAAAATTACCAACTAATTGTTAAGAGTCCCTCTTTGGTTTTTCATTCCCAATTTATCAAGAAATAGGTATAATTTTCcaccagttttttttttttttttggtgttaaATGGTTCTTGATTGTGTTCCTCAAAGATCAATCTCAAATTGAAGATGAAAATAATCCATGTTAATGAAATATTCAATTCCTTTTGCCTGAATTTAGGTTTTTGTTTTGCTTCTTGAtgtaatttttgaattaataatacAATCTAATTTTACAGGCTTAGGACGAACGCAATGTaccttttaaatttaaattcacttTAAATAACAATTTTCACTTTCCTTTATGCTGAATTTGTTGCAGAATAATGGAGATGATAATTCGAATGTATGATTTAGGAAGTAaacatattaataatttttttatcaaaggaTATTATGGgttgttttatttattgaaacgaaatgacattttttttttcataaattggTGTTCCATACGTTTATATGTCACAACTCATTTATGCTACTAAATTGTTGCCAAATGTATATGTGCCAGATCTATACGTCTTTATAATCATATACAATTTGTTAGTTATATCTTGATAAAAGTTCTCTAATTTGGATGCATTAATTTTTTAGGTAATTAGAATAACAGTGCATTTTGAGGAATATTCAGATGGAGGCAAAAGTGCAAACTGCAGAATAGGTActttcttttcatcctttttACATTGTTCTTTGTTGCCTGTAAATGCACAATAGCATATATCCTTCGAATCACCTTGATAATGGTAGGGGTTTATATATTAACACCTATGTTTCTCAGACTCTCCCAAAAATGTTGTTGAACCCATGTCGGATCCTTCAAAACTGTCCTACCTTTGGAAGATTCGACAAGCACATGTCAAACGTTTTTGAAGAGTCTTGACCAACATAGATATTAACTATGTGGAACAAAATGGTTTATGTTTAATCATACAATAAGAGGATGGAAAACCATGAATGCCACCACTTGCTTTTTTATCAGTATCAATTTTCTCACAGGTCCTTGGCTTTTTTTTTCCACACTAGGATGCTGCATTGTGAGGTCGAGGTTTCAAAGGGTCTCTGCTTTTGATCAGTTTTTCTTGGTAAGTGCTCGAATTTAACAGTTGTTAAAACATAAAAGGAAATAAGCAATGTGAGATTCTATACTAAACCTCTCTGTATCTCATGATATATCTGCAGTGGTACTAGTTTCATTGCTCTAACTCAAAATGGCTGAGATGGTTGTTGGCATACCTGCACATCTGGAGAGAATTGAGCGTGATGCTCGCTTTTTGAGAAGGAACTCAACTGGCAGCCTTGGCTTTCAAATTGCTAAATCCAAGGTCTTGTCACGTTACCTGAGCGATCCAAAAGGTTCTTGCCATGACGCTTGCAAAGGTGCTGAACGTGATGATCAAACAACAATAGCAAGGACTTCCCTGTTGAGTAGAACAGTAGCAGCATCAGAAAAAATACCAGAACTGGCTACAACTGTACAGGTGCAGATACGGAAGAAACCACTACGCTCGAGTAAGCTACCTGTGAATTTCAAGAGGCGTACAACTGGTAAATCCCAGAGACAGGAGATCCCAGCATACACCAAAAGATTAGCTGTTTCTGTAAAACAACGGAACGGTTTGAAGATGAAGTCGGTGCAAGAAAATGCTAATTCTATGTCCGGAATCTTTAAGCTGAGGATAAGAGGATACAGTGACACTATCATACCAGGGGGATCATCAATTGCTCAGGATTCTCCGTTGGATGGTGCAACCGGCACACCAAACAAAGGAAGCAGGATGGACAAGAACACTGGGTCTTCTAAGTTGGGCAACAAGAAGGCTGTCAGAAAACCTGTAAACTTGGAGAAAATTGAGCATGAACTCAGTTATTTGAGAAGGAACTCAACTGGCAATTTAGGTATTGAAATGGGTGACTCCAAGGTCTTGCCACGTCATGTGAGTGTTCCAACAGGTTCTTCTGACGCTAACAAAGATGGTGTGGAACTCAACTGTAAAACAAAGGCGAGGACTCACATGTCCAAAACATCTGTAACTTCATCaggagaaaattcaaaattggcTACAACTGTGAAGTGGCAGATACGGAAGAAACCACTACACTCAACTAAACTACCTGCAAATTTCAGAAGGCAGAAAACTTCTCATGGAAAGGAAATGCAAGCATGCACCAAAAGATTAGCCGTTTCTGCAAGGCATCGAAGTGATTTGAAGCTGAAACCTCTTGGAGAAAATGATTATTCTGTGTCAAGAAGCAACAAACTAAGCAGAAGAAGATACAGTGACAGTCTTATGACAGGGGTTTCGCTAACACTTAAGGGGTCTATATTGGATGATGCGACCACCAAAACAAACACAGGAAGCAGGATGGATAAAGACACTGCATCTTATGAGTTGAGCAAGAAAACGGATGTTGGCATGCCAGTGAACCTGGACAAAATTGAGTCCGGAGTCGGCTATTTGAGAAGGAACTCAACTGGAAGCTCAGGTATTGAAATAGGTGAATCCAAGGTCTTGTCATGTTCTCCAAGTGTTCCAACAGGTTCTCGCCAAGAAGTTCGCAAATACACAGTTGCAAGTGATCTTAAAAAGAAGGTGAGGACTCTCCAGCGCACAAGACCTGTAGCAGCATCAGGAGAAATCCCAGAAATGGCTAGAACTATGAAGTTGCAGATAGGGAAGAAACCATTAAGCTCAACCAAGCTCCCAAATTTCAAGAGCCAGACAACTTTTCGAACCCAGGGAAAGAAAATCCCAGCATCCACCAAAATAGCTGTCGAAAAAGGATCCTCCGGGTTGAGCAAGAAGAAGGATGCCATAACTATTTCCCACTCTACAAGAATTTCTGTGAAGAGGGTATCAGGCAAAAAGTTAAATAACAATTCCCCCGGAATGGTATCTCAACGCAATAAGCAGATTAGTCTTCCTGGTAAAACAGGCAAAGTGATTCGTAAAGATGATCCAGACAAGGTATCTCATATGAATAATTTGACTAGCCTTGCACGAACGAAGAAAGTGCAACCAAATCATCAAAGCTTTCCAAACAAAGCATCTCAACTTAGAAAATCGGCTAGTCTTAAACGAGGCAAGATGGAGCTAGGAAGTAACAGGAGTGTTCCAAAGGGGACATTGTCCATCAGAGAATCAAAGACAAAAATCCAGACCATACAGATCTCTCTGGAAAATCGGAAGAGAGTCTCGCCTTTAGATAGGCATGGCCCAATAAGAGGAAAGAAACCGTCACCCCATCTCTCCCCATCATCTTCTCTACATTCTGATGGCAGTAGCTCCAGAAAACATGGCAACAGGAAAGCCTCCCTATCATCAACTTCCGCATGCGAGTCTGTTAATGGTGATGCAATATTCAGCAGTTCCAAGAAAAGTGGAACCACATGCCCAAACCAAGATATAAAAGCTGGAAGGGCTGCAATTTGCAGTCCTAAAAATCTCATGTTCAGGAGAggaaaaataattgattatcAGTCTGAGAAACTCAGCCCAAGGAGACTAAAATTCAGGCCGCCCAAAATACTAGAGAACAACGGGAATGGAAGTGATCTTGTTAGAGGAAGAAGCTCTAGGAGATTTATTGCTTATGGAAAGTCAAATGCTGCCAAAGATGAAACTATGAGAGTTAATCTTCGACACCAATCTAGACGAGACAAAAAAGAGGCTCCAATCTTATTCAACAATGTGATCGAAGAGACTGCAACCAAGCTTGAGGAGACCCGGAGAAGCAAGGTCCAGGCTTTGGTGGGTGCTTTTGAAACTGTAATCTCCCTTCAGGATCCAACATCCACACCGCCAATTATTTCCAGATGATAACTATGTGCTTTGACAGAAAGAATCTGTAAATATATTAATAGATAAATTGAGTTACATAACTGAAGCAGTAGGTGCAGGATTTCAAGCACTACTCtttctgaatatatatatatatacttcctAACTGATTCTATATACTCCGTAAATGTCATTGTACGAGTGTAGTAGTGTAGTTGTAAGTTATTTTTGTACTGTGACATAACATTTTACACTTCTGCACATTAATCATACTTGTGTATTCTCTGTCTtaagacaacaacaacaacaacaacaacatactctgTTGTTGCAGTTTACAAGATAACACTCATCTAAAAACAGAATTTTATAGATATTACTTATATCGCGGTAGATAGTATCAGTACTGTTTTCTTACTGTTTAAACATCCTCCTAGAGTTGAACAATCAAGGAACATGAACTAGATTTTTCACTACATGATTGCTTGATATCTCTAATGTATTATCCACAAACAAGGGAATGGCAACTGAGTTGTATCCAGATGAGCATAACTACATAACATATAGGAGGCGCTTCACATAACCAAAACAAACAAGAACTAAAATAAGATGACAGAGAAACATGTTTTCCAGCAGAGACTAATAGGAAGAAATTGGTAAACTTAATTCTGATTGATTTGGATGCAAAATATCAGTTCGACCAAAGCATAGAATTAGCTAAAGCTTAATTATCCGAGATTATTTTCCATCCCGTGTCCGGTACAGTAAACTCGTACTTTTCCATATGCAGGGCTTGAGCCCAATACCTCTGCGGAAGGAAGAAGCTGTCTCATCCACTGCAGCACATGGAGATTTGATTTCCTCTCTCATTAGAGTTTTTGTTGTATAGCAAAAACTAGAATCAAGTATTCAGGAGACCACAGTTCACATTGTTGAGATCAAATTTCAGCAACAATTAATTACTATCAAACTTACTTGatcaacaaaagtaaaaatactCACAGAAATTATCAAATTTCAGATCTAACTCTTTCAGGACTTCCTCAGTTTCACTGCGCGCTCTCTCTACCATTCCCAAAACTTAGGTGATTTCAAAAGTGATGAAGGTTTTCAGGGAGGAAGAAGACGAACATTTTTTACACGAGAGGGTCCCCGCGTCTGCAACGGAGGAGTAATTGTCTCAAACTTGGAAtacaaaattacttaaaatttacaTAATTAACTGACTAAGCTATAAGATTCTTTGAACACATGATCTCGGGgttaaaaacttaaaagaaaattagtCCGATATTTGGAGAAAATGGTCTTAATGTATGGGCGTTAAAatattttaggtatttgaattatgaatttgtaAAGTAAACTACATATTATGATtacacacaaatatatatataacttaaatttaatttagCACTAGCTCAGATGTTTAGGTGATAGTAATTCATAAGATCACCCAACTATAAAATAATTACTCTAGTATCTAATCAAATAAGGTCACCAAAATTTacatatatctttttaaaagtcacctcattaaTATTTTGACAACATAATATTGCATAACATTTTATTTAGTTCATACGGACTTTTTTTCCCTCAGTTCACATGGCAATAaataggggtgtgcattcggtaTTTGGTTCGGGATTCTCAAATTTCAGGTTTGATAATTTGGTAATTGGTAGTTAAAAAtagatatcaaatatcaaatttttaaattttgatttgataattcggtaatcgataaattaattttcgattTGGTATGGTATTCGGTAATGCCGTATTGAAGTTGTTGCCGATTGTATTACAAAGTTAATACTATTTTtccaattatttatattatattctttAATGTGGATGCACGATATAATAGAAGATCAACAAGTAAGAAGAcatcaagaaaaacaaattgataCAACTAAAAGACATGTATTTGATGTTTGTGTTTATTCTTTAACTTTCTCTTTGGACTTGTATTAACGAGTAATAGACATGTTGATATATGACCTACATTAAGTAATTAATTCGGTAATTGAAAAATACTAAATACCAAATGGCACTAATGTTTCATACCAAATCAAAATCCAAATATCATAATTTTAAGATTTTACTCCCGAATACCAAATTACCAAATACCAAAAAATTTGATTCgattcaataatttattttatgctCAGCCCTAGCAATAAAGCATAACATGGCCTAACactaattcataattcaaattaaccCTATTCACTTGGACCTGGCCCAGCCTTATTGATCCTCCAATATATAGAGATATTGGATCACTAAATtcataaaatgtttttttttatgaaaaagttttttcaattttttttttttatctttagtaagtaaataaaaaaaaaatattacaaaaacatttttattaataCGTAGAAAAATGCCAAGATGGTGATTGGTGAGGGTGGAGCTAAGAGGGGGTCGGGGTAGAGGAGGTGACATTTTTATTCGCATTATTCGCATTTGGAAAGTTATTCTTCTGATTTTTAAtgaattgatttttcttaagaaactacTTTTCTCAAATACATTGAGTAACCCAGcatgaataaattgaaaaataattttctttatacATAATGTACACATTTTCACcttaaatttagaaaaagattgttttaattttaagatttaGACTCGTAACCTTTTAATTACACAGTGATAACTTTTACTACTttctctgtccacttttatttgtcatgttgcgttttttcaaaagtcaatttgacttattttcaaagttaaattagattacattattcaaaactatacaaaaagtactataaattacatttttttgcatatcaatttgataaaaaatatatcgtaaaatattagtcaaagttcttatcgtttgactcttaaaaaagaaaatcaagataattaaaagtgaacggagaTAGTACTAATTAGCCATAAATAGAAATTGGAAAGTCAGTGAGGTGGGGTTGAGACTTGAATATGGCCTTATGGGTTAGGATTGAGTCATGCCAAATCGTGGTTTACTGTCACGTGggctaagaaaagaaaagatctatttaaactaaataaattatgacattttttaaattttttgaaaattcgaggGAAATCCACAATCTTTTTCTCTTCGAATGCACTCTCTAGTGAGCAATTTGTAGTACCTGCTCACTTTGCAATAGCTCATAAACTATAGAAAATGTGTTATGTCATTTTTTGTTGGTAAAATATTAATAAGATGACTTTTTGAAGAGATATagataaaattgaataatcttcttatattaaaaaataaaataaaatgacttTATTGTATAATAACCCATAGAGAAAAAACATGGCATGAAgccttttagaaaaaaaatctaaaaatttgaAAGAGATGAGTCGTGCAATTATTTCTGGTATGGAATGTTAATTAAAACATTATAGAGATGGACGGAGTCGCTCTCAATAAGGATAGAATTTTCCTTTCAAAATACAATTCAatcatttgtattaattaataatataattaggtCCAGTCTGTTGACAAAGATGCGAATGGTCCAAAATTAACAGTGGCCtcaacttcaacttcatcatcatttattatttaattttttatgatcGTGGTGTCCGTATTAATTTTTGTGCACCTCAATTAATTAGTTCACTCTTGAGTAATAATGTCAACATATCCTATCTATGACAAGACCCACAAGGGGCTAGGTGGTCTAGGTTGGAGTCATGATCAAGCATGACCCTTGCTTGGTGGActtagttaagaaataaaattgtgtATTTGCTATCGACTATAACTTTTGGCATAATGATAAGGATTTGAtcctaacaagtggtatcagagtcaaGGTCGTGGGTTCGATTCCCAAGAGCAATATTCAGCATGAGGTTGGTGTTGGGAGAGGGATGTTGACAATCCTGCCTATGACTAGGTCCACGAGGAGTTGGATGGCCCGGATCATAATCATGATCGAACATGACGCTTGCTTAATGaatttagttaaaaaataaaattgtgtttttgCTATAGTTCACGTAACAACCCTTGAATTTAATTTATCACCATTTGTCACTTCTAGATAGTCGTATCAAGTCATCATGACAAGGTGGCTTCTTGTACGTAGAACCCACAAAAAATCTTTGTAATTAAAATTAGGATCAATACCTGGtcctcttttttattatttcttttcttggtctttttacatattatactattagtgttgaaaaaaaaatattccaccgataatatagggaaaaaggataaacaTATTCCGAACTATTGTAAATGATATGCATATATCATTTGTCATACTTTTAGAATATTGATACTCCTGCTGTTCAAAAACTATGCCCTTTACTCTAActgaagactaaatagggacaagtAGCGCAATCTTATCGGTCGAtctgatatttaataaatgtcggatcgatggataagattatgacacgtgtatgaccgttagtataaagggtatatatgctctagtttttggacggcaggggcaccaatgtcccaaaagtatgacggaggatatatgcataccatttacgatagttcggggtatATCTATCCTTTTTCCccataatatatataagttaaggTTAGGGTTTACAGAAAATATGGCATCTCCTTGAGGATATCTAAACTGTGAGCAAAGCAAATTTATCATTTCGTTTCAACATCGATGATACGAGTCGTGTTTACTGGGAATCTTATTCTACTATGAAAAACTCCATAAATCTtttatattactccctctgtctcattttatgtgaggtagtttactcgacacggagtttaag
Protein-coding regions in this window:
- the LOC125858063 gene encoding uncharacterized protein LOC125858063 — protein: MAEMVVGIPAHLERIERDARFLRRNSTGSLGFQIAKSKVLSRYLSDPKGSCHDACKGAERDDQTTIARTSLLSRTVAASEKIPELATTVQVQIRKKPLRSSKLPVNFKRRTTGKSQRQEIPAYTKRLAVSVKQRNGLKMKSVQENANSMSGIFKLRIRGYSDTIIPGGSSIAQDSPLDGATGTPNKGSRMDKNTGSSKLGNKKAVRKPVNLEKIEHELSYLRRNSTGNLGIEMGDSKVLPRHVSVPTGSSDANKDGVELNCKTKARTHMSKTSVTSSGENSKLATTVKWQIRKKPLHSTKLPANFRRQKTSHGKEMQACTKRLAVSARHRSDLKLKPLGENDYSVSRSNKLSRRRYSDSLMTGVSLTLKGSILDDATTKTNTGSRMDKDTASYELSKKTDVGMPVNLDKIESGVGYLRRNSTGSSGIEIGESKVLSCSPSVPTGSRQEVRKYTVASDLKKKVRTLQRTRPVAASGEIPEMARTMKLQIGKKPLSSTKLPNFKSQTTFRTQGKKIPASTKIAVEKGSSGLSKKKDAITISHSTRISVKRVSGKKLNNNSPGMVSQRNKQISLPGKTGKVIRKDDPDKVSHMNNLTSLARTKKVQPNHQSFPNKASQLRKSASLKRGKMELGSNRSVPKGTLSIRESKTKIQTIQISLENRKRVSPLDRHGPIRGKKPSPHLSPSSSLHSDGSSSRKHGNRKASLSSTSACESVNGDAIFSSSKKSGTTCPNQDIKAGRAAICSPKNLMFRRGKIIDYQSEKLSPRRLKFRPPKILENNGNGSDLVRGRSSRRFIAYGKSNAAKDETMRVNLRHQSRRDKKEAPILFNNVIEETATKLEETRRSKVQALVGAFETVISLQDPTSTPPIISR